A region of the Channa argus isolate prfri chromosome 14, Channa argus male v1.0, whole genome shotgun sequence genome:
ACTTTCTTTGCACAAGAAAAGTTAAGTCCAAGCTCATTTGTTCGGATGTGCACATATGCTTCTTTATTGTAAATTCTATACCTTTGTTAGACATTTGAGGACATCACTTTGGGGTCTGAAGTAAAGGGTGAAATCTGGCTTGTAAGATGTATTGGTTAGTCCAGAAAGTCCATCgtcttgcatttctttttcagatCTACCCAGATGAGGGACACTTCCTACACAGTGAGGGGACACAGCAGCACCTAAGCCAATCTCTGGTCAACTTCTTTGAGGAGTGTTTCCGGGTGCCAGAGATCCTGACGGACGACAAGCAGGAAGAGGACGAGGACAACAGTTAAAGCTGTGCCCCAGAGTGAGCTGCTACAGCACAATATGCAACATATCTTTCTAACCCAATCAACCAACACCGCCTGCTGTCcactctggtctcagctctacTCTGAAGTGCAGCACTTGCATGTGCGAAAGGGACCTTAACATATACCCCGTCTCACCTCCTGCTGGCTGCTGTTGAGAACTATTGGGAAAGACAGAGACTAAATCTCAGAGGGAACAGTCGTATTTGTCCCTGCTACTGACTGgactttttcctccctctggTGGACAAATAGAGGATCAACATAATGTTCACTGAGAAATGTCTCTTGCTCCAACAAAGGCACATTAATCAAGCGCTTTGCAGCACAAAATGTCCCCTCTGTGACGATCAGTTCATTACGTTGAAATGTTACTTTTCAAAAGCTGCCAGTTTCCAATAACCTTTACCATCCAACTTACTGATTATTGTGTTCATGAGTACAATTACTGGTACTTGTTTCTCAGAATTTCTCTGTTCAGTGTCTTACAATAGTACCGTGTCTGAGTGGATGTCTGGCTGCATCAGTCCTTTGTTGCTTTACAAAACAAGGGCACAATGTTAAACTTGTGttattgtccaaaaaaaaaagtgtcaataCAAACTTGGTATGTATGAAATATATTCACTTTACATATTTCTGAATTGAACTCATTCTTTTCGTCACTGTGCCTTACTGTGGGTGAAATCTTCACGTTAGGAGCCCACATGACACTGAAAATGAGTAAACATGGACAAACTTTGTCTGAACTGTCTGTTCCATTAATAACTCAAAACCACATTGTGGTTCAGTAGTCGCTCAAAAGACTAGCAGCCAGTTGTTACTGAGCAAAGCTTAAAAACACATGGTTTGGCACATTTCATCTCAAAACATGGAATGAACTCGAGACTAAGTAGCCATCTTTCTGTTTGAAAGGTCGTGTTGTactgacaaaatgtaaagaatctTTAGTTTGCAAATACAGTGTACTTACCTTCCAAAGGGGTGAGCTACCTGCTGACTTTATTTTGtgaatttctttgtgtgttaaaTGGTTCAACTCTCTCCCcatgttctgtttgtgttgttagtGGTTTATAGTCAGCTGATGTACAAAGTGTATAAATCTTATATTGTTAAGTCTTTATGTTGTGTGTGCAACTTGtatataaagcattttgaaatgtaCTTTTGTTGGTCTTTCTTTTAAACTACAACAAAGTGTGACTTGTACGGCAACAAAACCAATGCGGTCGAGCTGTTTTAACCAGTATCCAAAGTAAAACAGGTTACCTGCATATTGCAGCTCTAACTAACTAGCAGGTTGGTGACATTGCCAACCTGTCCAGTCAAGGCACATAACCCAGTTTAAAGAAGTCCAAGCAACTGGAAAGAATAGTActaataatgaaattaaattccAATTGATTGGGAAACTTCAGTGCAGAGGCTCGATTTTCACAGCCTggaaattcaattcaaaaaattcaattcaaaaaaTCTAAAGGCGTTCACCACTGCTCAGGTGTTTTCTTCACGTTTTAAATCAAAGTGAATTTAATGTGACTTTAGGAAGCAACAGGAGCtaccttttaatatttaactgtAAACACACCTTACTCTGCCATTGACAAAATTTATTTCTAATGTTTCAATAATCTGCGCACACCAGAGGAACACTGCATTAATACAAATGGTCCAGCTCAATGAAGTGTTTCCTCCTGCACAGACCTCTTTCCACAGAGAAGTACCAAACTGCCCacaaaacacccacacaggCCACAtgagcatcatcatcatcatcatcccacAATACTGTACTTCTGCAATctgatggaaatggaaaaaagcagCTAAAACATGGCATTCATATGTACATTTAAGTTacttattttacaatattttaaattcaagttctgttaaaaccaaaaaaaaaaaaaaaaaaaaaggaaaaaaaaaaatttaaatgaaaaaggggaaaaaatgtataaaacatgttAAGACCAGAGTGGAATGCCTAAGGAATGGAAGCTCTGCATTTTGTTACAACATAACCTGAAGAATGACCGAGTATCgacaataaaaatgtcattcacAGTAAAATCTTCGTGTATCTCAACAAAGACACTATGGCACCCTTAACATTTCATTGTTAGGCACTTCCTATTTTGAATAAACATGATTCTGATTtgattacttatttttttttcccccaaccctttcttcctttttgcaATCTACTGCCAGTCACTGACACGTGTGAAccacaaacactaaaacacagcATTAACATATGCAGAGATGTTCACTGCTCTTTAAACCACATAACTGCAATAAACAAGAACTAATTCCATTTGCATAAGTCCAGTGTTTCCTTGTTGTATTTGTACCTTTGAAAAGGCCCTTTGACAGGCTGTgccaaaaaacacaattcaagTACACAGAAAAATAGGGATATGTACACTTTAGAATTAAACACAAGCATCTAAAGCTTTTAGTCAGTATGACAGCAAGCATGTCTGtacattcttcatttggttACTGAGAGACTCACTGACTTTAAACATTGCAACTTCCTTTACACAAAAATAGTTCCTTTGTAATACTAAAAATCTGCCATTTTCACTACTCTCTATTCATTCTAAAGTCAGTTCATCCTTAAAGCCACTTTGCTAAACCTTTAAACAATCTCAACTCTGTGTTCGCACTTACTTTCACAGGCTCATTGTTTCACGAGCTACAGGTCCTCAATCGTCAGCATAACAGGGATTTGTTTTCGGAGGTACAAATCCTTCAGCTAAGCCATTCCAAAGttatttgtcattaaaaaaatattaaggtATAAACATCATTTTGTTCCATGCCTTATACATAAGATCAACAATCCCTGTGTGCAGCAATTCTCTTttcacacgcgcacacacgcacgcacgcacacagagATGACCATTTTTGTACAGCATGCGCATTCACTAACAATGTTTACACAACACTTTCTACTGACAGACTCTCAAGTACGTACACATCTCACAGACAATGAACATACAcagtcccacacacacacacacacacaatacttcTCACAGGTACTGATAAAATCGTGAATGGACCACCTGGGAACTGGCGAGTTTATGTGGGTGAGCAGTGGCTGAAAGGCTCAGATTTTTACTCTGGGGGACGTCCCCGTTCCACACCTCTGCTGGATGATGTTCAGGAGAAGATGAAGCTCCGAGGTTTTGGGAGTTTCCGCTGCAGAGGCCCCCCTGAAGGTCAGGTAAGTCCAGACTGACCTCTGGATTGCTGGTTCGGTGGCGCTCGCGGGCAATCCAGTCCACGATGGAGAAGTCCTGAGAGGTGCACTTAGGCTTCAGCCGGTCCACAGCTGACAACTCTGAACGAGAGCCTGAACCAATACCCGCCTGCTGTGGCCAGTCTCCCAAAACAGACAGCTCTGCAAAATCCCTCTGGCCCCCCATGGTGTGTCTGCGTCTAATGTTCTTCTTCTTAGTGCGGCCCTCCGGGGACCGGCTCCTCTGGCTGCCCACACCAAACATGTCATCCACTGACATGCGTAAACGCACCTTCAGTCGATCAGTGATCTTCAGCTTCCATGCAGGCTCCGCCTTGTCCAGTTCACTACGAGACGAGGAGCTGATGCTGCCCGTGGAAGGGCCTTTAACTGAGCCCAAAACACGCGACAGTCGGGTAGAATCTTTATCGCGCCGAGCTCCGTCCAGTGAGGACTCgctgtctgttttctgtttggtaGATTTCTTTCTGGAGAGGGTATCACATTCGATGAGTCTGTGGGAGGGGAGAGGTTGGGCGACTTGCTGCAGTTCTCTCTGATCGGATTTACAAACAGCATACACAGACAGGTCgctctcactgtctgtctccatcGGCCTCCCCTCACTGATGAGCTCGCTTCTCTCGTCATCTGCTTCATCTCCACCCCTACTTTCAGCCACAGACTGTACTTCAGGGCTGAGGGTGCTGAGCTCAGCTCCAGTCAGAAAAGTCATGGAGGAAGTTGTGGAGTAGTCAGATGTAATGGAGCAAACCTCAGCTCCCAGCCCACTAGGACCTGCTTCTGGACCCAGACCAACAGTTCTGCCACGCATCACTCTGGGCACTGAAGCATGAGAGCTGGTGCTGTTCATTGTACCAAGGTCAGACACTGTGTCATCGTAATTTGAAGGTGGGTCTGACAGAGAGGACTGATGAGCCATCGTTGTGTGGTATCTGAGGTTTGGGGAATGGGAGGGCGAGACATAGGAGGAGCCAGTTTGAAGGTTGGAGGAAAGGAGTTCGGCagacagggagggagagggCTGGGACTTCAGAGACTCTTTTGTGTCGGTTTTGTCGAGCTGTTCCTTCGAGCCGCTGCGGTGCTTCTCTTTCTCACTGGTTTCATCAGTTTCCTCCTCAGTCTGGCTTCCAGGGGACCACAGAGGGCGCTGCTGGTTCTCTTCTGGAAGCTCCTTGTTGGGGAACACAGAGTCCAGGTCATCGTCTGAACTGCTGGGGAGAGCTTTGTCCTTGGGCTTCTTACGTTTGCGGCTGGCAAAGAAGGAGGAGCGCAGCATTTCTTTGCTACACTGATCCTTCCCTGATCCCCACAAGCcctgtggaaacagaaacaaaactgcatcAAAACAAATTGTCAAAGCGagacataaaaacatcaaagacaaaagaaatgatGAATTTATGAACagtcaaatgaaaaacagaaggaTATTACCTTTGATTTGGAGGAATCACTACATGCTGAATCTGTATTAAAGAGAATAATCATTAGTAAAAGCTTGCCATCTCTGCAACTTGCTGAAACAGTCAGATAGATAGAGGGCAGTGAAAAGAGTGAAACTGACAAGACAGGATGAGTACGATGGGAGCAGCTTGATGAAAGCAGATGACACTTTTTCAGctcagacagagacaaagttGAGTAACCACAGTAGGCTGTATATGAAAAAGTGCAGTAAGCAGTAGAAAAGGCCTGAGATTAAGGATGAGAGGAAAGGAAGTTAAAACCCGGCAGTAAACCAAGACACAAAAAGCAGCTCATGCTTATGTATTGATGGAACGACGGTACATCACGGACAAACACGTCAATCACAAATAGCCACCAACCAGCTGACGGCATTCTTTCCCAACTCAAAGACATCACAGAGGAGAGGGAGTGGTAAGTTTGCTCTGACTAAAAGGGGCCTGAGCTGAACAGATCAGTGAAAGTGTGTCGCAGTGGATACAGCTGGCTCAGGGAAGCCTTAGTATAACAGACTGCGCTTCCTCCAACCTAGTTAAACCCATGTGGTACCCTTTAACATGTAGCCTGTCAGTTTCAACAACAttaaacgaaaaaaaaaaaaaagaattcacaagtttcctttttctcgctattgaaaaaagaaaaaaacccacacaaaccaAAACTGCAGCTAATAAAGATAAGCAGAATAATAGCCCATTTCTACCAAATAGCTCTAGGAACACTGGAGCTGTTTAGGTTTGCACAGCATCGTAAAAGCTGTGAATTAAACAGGTTACAGATTAAAATATGACAGCAGTGTTTGAAATGCAATTTGCACATGAGGGAAACAACTGTGTTCATCTTGTATTTTTATGCGGGATGAACAAATGCAAAGAAGACCTGCAAAGGTCATTCAACTTACAACGTAGCTTATGTCTACTGTTGtgtcctcctcatcctcctttgGCTCAGCTTTTatctcatgtgtttttaaatttgtcgtaattaaatttgtgtttttttttttcggttcAACATGACAAAAAATACTAATTCTTGTCTAATTACTGTTACTAAGTGCACCCACCTACTGAACAAAGTTAATGGTGGGTTCTAAGAGCAGCAGAGATGCACTGGAAAGCTCACCCTGCTTGCTGTATGGCCAttacaaagcaaagaaaattaatttaatcacTGGCTGCATCACAGGTACGATTTGCTGGGTTCCTGAAATGCTTTCCTACCGAAAGTGTTCCTAGAGTGGAAATGGGCTATTAACAATCAAATCCTAtgtcaaatgtgtttctgtgtaaagCCTTATGTATATTATGTAACAGTGGGACATGAGGATGTATGTGCCATTGTTGGCCTGTAGTTGACAATctcaattaatgtaattaatattGAATGAAGAGAAATACTCTGAAACAAGGACATCAGaaacatcaaatcaaacagaaaggCACAGAAAGAGGCACTAGAAACTAAACGTTCTGCAGCAGCAAACACTACCACTTTATGTGTTTGGAGTTGCCTCAAGGGATATTTGACTGCATGTGTACCTGTGCATCAGTCACTACATACTTATTGGTCCAAGAACATGCTTGGAtgcgtgtttgtctgtgtgtttacaagTGTGTGCTGGGAAGTATCCAGCTCAGTCCCAAAACTGCGAGCCCACCCTCAGACATCATAACAGATTATGCCACATGACCGGGAGAGAACCTGAGGTTGACCGTACCATGCTACTTGTCCTTGCGATCAGCTTAAGAGACAACAAGAGACAGCAGAAGGGCTTTTCAGAGAAAGTACAGCAGCATCGCTCTGTATCCCCTCAATTAGGGTATTGGTTTAAATATGAGACGTGCACACCACAGGAAGAATGACAAACATCgacttctctttctttctttatcttttttcctcctttcacCCAAATTTAAAAGAGCTGCGGGTTTCTGCAGACTAGGCAGCTACACTGGGCACAACACTCGTCCTTCTTCCTACAGTCCCAGCTGTCCATCACTGACAAAACAGAGTCCATCAGTGACATCATCGAGTGATAGACGCCGCCCACTTGGCCTGTGTCAAGATTGGGTAATGTGTGAGTGCTAGACAGGGAtaagggagaaaaacaacacactacACACAGAAGGGCATAGGTCAGAAGGGTTAAAACTTCCatggtttctttttgtttctgagGTTTTCTTTGGGAAAGAACATGCCGGGATTATGTGAGAGACgaggaggaggggaagaaaagaactgaaagaaaaggagtCGTCGCCTCAACACAGGTaaagcacagggagaaaaaaaatgacttgcgcaggaaaaaataaagaacaaagcaaagaaatgtaactaaagtaaaacttaaacacaattttatctCTTTGggcaaaaaaatgtgaacattgaaACTATAcagacttaaataaataaatgaataacaaaGGCTTGACATACTGCAAAGCATTTTTCAACAATTttccataaaaacacaaaacgtgttcattaaaaaattactgaaaaaaactTGCTTTAACATATACACAAATTTGGTAGACTGCTGATCTGAGCATAACAACTAAGACAGCATTTGGTCCTACAATATCTATAGAagacagctttttaaaaatgtctactactactaatactactgcAGTATTAGTAACACATTCTAAAATTGCTGCTATGGTGGCGATTTTTGGTGATACTGAAGTGCTGAGtccaaagagaaaatgatgGTGAGTTACCTGAAACTTCGCCCGGTGAAGATGCCGTTCGTCCAATGTTGAAGAGCAGGTGGTCGATGTTGGGCACAGGCTGAGACTGCACCGTGCtttcctgctctgctgtggtCTAGAACCGCATAAGGAGGGAACAACAGACAGGGCAGAAGgaagataaatgaaaaaacaacacataaatgGAAAGAAGAATAACCACACATAAGTGGGAGCTGCATTtgatttaaagctgcattaattgTCTGCATATGTAGGTCATTTGTTTCTGCATATACAGCACGCAGTGGCTTTATCAGTTAATTGTCTTTTGTTTGATGTAACTGAGATGTAGATGGGAGCAGTGAAACAACATTACAGTTGTTGGTgggtaataaaaataatgaactgAAAGATGCAGTGGACTTTGCTGTATTGGTGATTATATATGTGCCTAATTTCAATAGTGCGGCTATAGATATTCACATTTATGAACCAAACTGCCTCTGataagaaaatacaataaaattaacATACAACAGGGTCCTCGTCACAGTCATCAGTGAAGAACCAGTCATATTGCTGGATAAGGTTCTCAACTATCTTGCACTGGTCTGGCATGTGATTGACCATGTTGGTCATGTTGTCCTCAGAGGTCCTGACCAGCGTAGGGCCAAACACTATTGCCAGATTACGAGGCTCCATCTAAACAGTTTTGATAAAGGgaaaatagatttaaaagaaGAATTCTCAAAGATTCACAGGATTTAAACGGGCCAGGTTGGTTACAAGTAGTGTTAACTGTCAATACCTTGTTCTTTTCACAGTTATCAGAAACCTTCTTCAGATGAGCACAGAGGAATTTCAGAGTTTCATAGTGATGATCAGGTAATTTGTGAATCTGCAAAAATGAACCATAACAGTTAAACGGTGTATGCAAATGAGATGATAATCAAATAAATGCTTCTTGTATTAGGATTTTACTCACCAGCCCTTTTAACTCCTTCAATCGTTCCACTGAGTCTTCTGTTCTGCTTGCTTCAATAAAATCAGCATACTTTTCTGTTAACAAAAATGTTGAGCGTTTAATCACAACTGCTCAGAATCTAATTACACCGATCAAAAAGGAACAGTTGTGATTTTCTCCTTTAAGTATATTCCCCCTTTTCAAGAAAACTTTCAGAAACATTACTCTCTTACCATTTGTAAACAGAGGTTCTGGAAGTTTTCGGAAAAATGATTTTAGTAGGCTACTGATGACATTAAGGTCCCGCCATTTCTGGAAAGAAACCCAAACAGAATTGTGTTTAAGCAGCCTTTACAGTACTAATTAGAGTAGCTGTCAGGAAGGTGGCACACTGTACTGTGCAATCCAACTGTCAGTCACTCACGTCTTCCTGGATGTCAATGTCAGTCATCCCTTTGCTGTTGAGCTCCTCCTGCATGCTGGAGATGGCAGCATTGTTCCCAGGGACTCTGTAGATTCCTGTGTACTCCAGACCGCGCTCCTCCACTACCTTACAGCAAACCTCCACAATCAGAGGAACAAACTGTAGAACACATAGGAGGACATTAGATATGACACATCATTAAAATTCATATGCTACTTGCTAGGAAGCGACACGCCACCCCCTTTTCCAAAACGCCAAACAAGGTAccattttacttaaatacacaGACGGTCAAACCCACCCGATTAGACTGTGCCGGTGGACAGTCATCAAGCCGCACGCCAAATGTGACCCCAGCTTGAGTCTTTTTTTCAAAGGGCTTCCTCATGATCCCTGGAATTGTTATTTTCCAAGCAGCTCTGTCCCTTGGTGGACTGGACTCATCTGACAAGgtacacacacatcacacattagCCATCAGAGCTCCGACATGCCCTGTAACTaatctagatgacataactcaGCAAAGCAACTAGTGTCCTTACCTTTCAGGGCCCTCCGCTCCTCTCCTGTTTTTGGAGAATGAGGGCTGTGAACCTTGCCATCTGCTTTACCTCCCAGGAAAGCTTGTTTGATGCTAAGAGACTGACGACTGGTTTTGGGGGAGGGCTCAGATCTGCTACTGGGTGCACTAATCCAGATTCAAATTTTGaagagcaaacaaacaaatacattgagTCTTGAACTGACATGCAATTAAAATAGGTATATATCTGTTTGAGTACTGTAAGTAAGCCACAGGTGGCAATGTAGAGTCCTGCAAACCTCATCATGTTGTATTCTTTGATCTTGCGACTGATCAAGTCCTGGCTTGTTACAGCattctataaataaaaagagacagtTGAGAAAGTTTAACATGTTAAGTACTTTGTGTCCCTCTGGGTTATTTCCAATATGACTAAATAATCGTTCATTATCTGAAGCTGCTTGTAAACACTAACAAAACCATTGTCTGAAGATATTGTTTGAAATCAGTGATAAACAATGTCAGTTCTCAGTAATAACTACAAATCTAAAAACATATACTCTGTGGCAATCAGGAAGTATTCGCTTGTTTGACAGACTCGCTGATTAACAGACTGGGAGTAAGCtcaaagagaaaagcagaacTGCATACAGGCCAGTAACTGTACAAATAAAGACCAGTTTCCCTTTTGGAACAGGCAGCCAGCTTTTCTCTGAAGCCGAGAGAAAATATTAGTGAATACGAACTTTGCACAAATGTTGACAGAACACAAGTCTTCCCTTTATATCCTCATGGAAGGAGATCTCATAGCAAGGCTGGATGTTAAAAGACATCCATGCAATCagaaaaatcacagaaatgCGGATAATTCTGTGTTATGTAAAACACTGAGACAGAGAAATCCTCTGCTATTaggatttctttaaaatatagtCATTGAATCCAACCAAATTGGATTTTGATGTACTGGTCCATTGTCAAAATAGTCTATCATGGCGATAGTGTGATTTACTGGACAATTTCCCTACAAGTCTGTGCACTAAATTTCCCCTTCTTTTCCCAAACATTTCCACCTAATCATGTACTGTCAGTCCTCCATCTGAGACACCAGAATGAATTATTGCCAAAAGATATCAGTTAACTAGGTCTTGCTGGAAGGCAGCTTTATTATTGTCTCTCCATCTGAAATGGAATTTTCCCCTCATACCCAAAAAGTGCCACCTATTGTTTTTCCTACCAGGGTAGAAAAAGTTTCCAATGACcttattttatcttttgttaggcattaaaaaaaaaaaaaaaaaagactgtgatCCTTTCCATCTTTATCACAGCTCCGCTTTTTTTGTTCAAAGACAGACAttggttttctttgttgttaaGCTGGTGGGTGGGGCTGTAGCCTACTTTATTTCAAAACTATAGTCTAAACCTGCTTGGTTTTCCCTTGGTGGTCCCCTGGTGACATTTTACTGGGTGGGCTGGGCTGATGAGGGCAGTGCAAAGAGTGACGTACTGATAAAGTACGACTCATTGTGTGGTAGTAATCTCTACTTAGCCatacagtctctctctctctcatacacacacacacacacacacacacacacacacacacacacacacacacacacacacacacacacacacacacacacacacacacacacacacacacacacacacacacacacacacacacacacacacacacacacacacacacacacacacacacacacacacacacacacacacacacacacacacacacacacacacagagagcctTAAGACAACACACCTCTTCATCTGGGTTACTGTTTTCCTGAATGACTTTGATCCAGGACAGCATATCATCTCTCCCCTCTGCCTGGAACAAATACTCGCAATCTGAGGTGGTTAGTCGCAGTACATTCTTGCGTCTTGTATCGCTATAAGAGATGTCAATCAGACAGGCCCTGATGCTGATTTGCAGTAGCTCCTCGTCGGACTGCATCGAAGCATGACACAT
Encoded here:
- the arhgap21b gene encoding rho GTPase-activating protein 21 isoform X4, with product MHWNKAYSQDAYLRGHNSYSGNARHIPEPPQLSYPRVDCKPTGMAQAMDQVGQVCRGPTAPSDHGYRKEITVPPSPPPPQSYPKSQMAVCMRNDSVRTVLVPPDKAHMGRMGPGHMIDFMDPVFGRGRPGSLAQYPPSRKADVYTSGPGLVPYGVQGPPYPLNHQNIDWRTYQTYREYIDNKGIHSHGSRTIQERLDSLRAASQTTFAAHHIPWGDWGPKGLRRRSTSHERSYQGPPPHFHIAPRSASQDRMSSAERISHARNWPSRSVSQDVLLHKARHSIDCVEPSELARPVDRRAGYGRADQGTRPSRQSIPRHAMVYRPSVGYSGGMRAAPNPALYSKGPDSLQTRSSPILSDRISHFGKSSSAERSFADQRSSVKGSHAGHATQQVPSRLRAESMQPFEAGRDAALVGHRSSSCSTPKQIPQRPSILKPPHPDSQNQVNGRSPTETGVVLREKPSSGMNPSPLRHPSYILAVNDEGADSTTDVVACWLPNDARREIHIRRLGKRHNSCSSNLDESLDSIPFIDEPVSPSVDREAAPIPPSAVISVAPSITAGSSSPGSPCLTIRRQLSHDQESLRSALLESETASKTERSKSYDEGLDNYQEESRGRAPSKHMPSLRGLRKALDGQKSSGDSGSRRDSSSDTFADSSKEGLLNFRQLSTDKNKRVGGGMRSWKQMYGVLQGCTLTLYKDRKDAMCHASMQSDEELLQISIRACLIDISYSDTRRKNVLRLTTSDCEYLFQAEGRDDMLSWIKVIQENSNPDEENAVTSQDLISRKIKEYNMMSAPSSRSEPSPKTSRQSLSIKQAFLGGKADGKVHSPHSPKTGEERRALKDESSPPRDRAAWKITIPGIMRKPFEKKTQAGVTFGVRLDDCPPAQSNRFVPLIVEVCCKVVEERGLEYTGIYRVPGNNAAISSMQEELNSKGMTDIDIQEDKWRDLNVISSLLKSFFRKLPEPLFTNEKYADFIEASRTEDSVERLKELKGLIHKLPDHHYETLKFLCAHLKKVSDNCEKNKMEPRNLAIVFGPTLVRTSEDNMTNMVNHMPDQCKIVENLIQQYDWFFTDDCDEDPVTTAEQESTVQSQPVPNIDHLLFNIGRTASSPGEVSDSACSDSSKSKGLWGSGKDQCSKEMLRSSFFASRKRKKPKDKALPSSSDDDLDSVFPNKELPEENQQRPLWSPGSQTEEETDETSEKEKHRSGSKEQLDKTDTKESLKSQPSPSLSAELLSSNLQTGSSYVSPSHSPNLRYHTTMAHQSSLSDPPSNYDDTVSDLGTMNSTSSHASVPRVMRGRTVGLGPEAGPSGLGAEVCSITSDYSTTSSMTFLTGAELSTLSPEVQSVAESRGGDEADDERSELISEGRPMETDSESDLSVYAVCKSDQRELQQVAQPLPSHRLIECDTLSRKKSTKQKTDSESSLDGARRDKDSTRLSRVLGSVKGPSTGSISSSSRSELDKAEPAWKLKITDRLKVRLRMSVDDMFGVGSQRSRSPEGRTKKKNIRRRHTMGGQRDFAELSVLGDWPQQAGIGSGSRSELSAVDRLKPKCTSQDFSIVDWIARERHRTSNPEVSLDLPDLQGGLCSGNSQNLGASSSPEHHPAEVWNGDVPQSKNLSLSATAHPHKLASSQVVHSRFYQYL